CTAATGTCTCATTTTAGAGTCATTAATAATTTCATCACTCCCGAAAACCCTGTGTCGTCCTATATCAAATCTTTTATCGGTTCTATTTTTCTGGTGTTATGTCACTTCTttcgtttttattattttggtaAATTTTTTAAAAAATTTAGCTCTGATGTTGCTactgttgttttttattttgatgTGACATTTTTTACTATAGTATCAATAATGACCCACATTGTCAGTTCGTCTCAGAGAACTAACGTCGTTGAGCTTATTATTAAATTGCAACATGTGCTCAATtctattaaaattaacaaagtaGAATTCTTTTCCaaacacaaaatacaaaattggcAGTGCGTATTCGTGATTTTTGGTGTCTACATTTTTAATTGGCTTTCTGCTTGTCAACATTATGGATTTCTTGAACTGTTGGTGAATTTCACATTGACAGTACCGATGTTGATTTTTGACATGCACGTAATTATCGTTACTTGTACTGTTGTAATGATCAAAAATGAGCTACTTGCCTGGAATCGTATAATGGAAGAATATAAGATAATATACATTACGACTCAAGAAGATATTATAAATGTCACTGTCTCGGAAAGCGATATGTTCGATGCATACGTTAATGTGATAAAAGCATTTCATTTATGTAATAAAGTTTACCAATTCTCGGTAAGATGAAGTATTAATGGATTGATGGCATTTTGTGAAATTATAGGGGCCTAAAAGTAGCCTGAATAatgaataaaatgtacttacctaccatttACTTTTCAGTTTACCAATTATGGATTCCAAACCTTCATGCATATTTTATTAACCTTGGAACTAGTACTCGAAATTGGAAAATCGAGTTCCGAATTATGTTTcgtgagtttataaaaaaatgtttgagaAATTTTATGTATACtacgccatacgattaaataaataaaaaatcatccTTGGTCAAATTACGTATAAAACATGCAGTGTGTCTGTATGTTTGACTATCCCCGTAATGtgaaatctgtttttttttttagtatcgATCTATAATGGTGAAAATACTGTCCTTTGTTTGGAATATGAAGAGTTTTGTGTTGATGGGAGTATTGAGCATCGCATGCGAAAATTTTTATAGATCTACGAAGACTGCTGAAAGTTCTTGCGCCCAACTTTTGCGTTACAGTAAATCTGTCGGTTAGTATGAGACTCATTTTATAGTATGTATAGTTTAGTAGTTCTTCCAAATTGAATGCATGAATCTCGAACTATGCTGGTGTTAAATGTAAAATGAGTTCCAAGACAACAAGGACAAGgttgaaaaataaatatgaagaaaatcaaaaaagtatttaaatacgcGATCGTTTATCATTAATGCTGTATTGTATATCAGTTAAAATTACACAAGCAGTCAGTCCTTCTAAATTTACTGTTCATAAGGAGTTCTAAATTTACTATCTACCACTGTTCGGACGTGTCGATCTTACTGGTACAAGTGACTtttgttaacatttttttaaaacaaataacaatgaGTAATattgttattcaatatttttagaaATGCGCAAGACTTGCAAGAACGTGTTGCGGCTGAACCGCGCGTCGCTGTGCAAGATGTCGGCGTTCGGCGTGTTCGAACTCGACGCAACGTTCCCGCTGCGACTGCTCAGCGCACTCGTGGTTTACGTTGCCGTGCTACTGCAGTTTGCCTTTCTGTCGTCCTAGAAACGACCTACCTAACCTTGACAtgccagtttttttttaatagtttattGATTAATCTAgatacttttaagttatttttttataccatTAACTACGTTATTTACTAATAAAGTTTGCTGATTacgttatttataatttaaatgtaGTTTCATTGAATGAAATAAACTTtgaacattaaattaaattaaaagtggaGATAGGTCGTTTCCTGCAGGAGTTGTCTCGTCTCCTGCAGGAGGGGGGCTCCAGCTTGCTCCGGGTCGTCCACACTAGTAATACCGTAACAGTAATGCAGCTTCACATTTACTTCAGTGTTGCGAGTACATATATTTGGTAATTTGCCACTGGATTGGCAAATTCGAATTATTCATATAGTGCgcaataaaatagtagaaattaaataaaatggaactataaaaattccatactaaattattgccatgtgtaagcgttttatgtcaaaaatgtgacagttacctacgtaggaagtggcgccctcaaaaattttctacaatttcttgtcggactataataTCATCTCCTTGGCgatttttatatgtaggtaaaatTTTTGACCAAGttgttaaaaaatatgaaattcaatattttatcaaatcaaattcaaataggCATCACTTTTggttaatagaatagaatagaatagatagaCTATAGTTtgatgtgtatgtatgtatgatgtaacttagtatgtacctacctactgtagtAGTACCTAGTGATGTGGTTGTGGAGAAGAATGGAGAGAATAAGTTGGACGGAGAAAAAACGAACGAGGAAGTGCTGCAAATTGTTGGAGAGAAGAGAAACCTACTGAGGACCATAGAGAATAGACGAGGCAAAATGATAGGTCACTTGATAAGACACGAcactttctttaaaactatattaGAAGGCAATATCGAAGCTAGGGGAGGAAGAGGAAAACCACGAGCAAGCTATACACAACAACTAAAGGCAAAAGCAAATGTCGTGCCTTACAGGGACCTAAAGAACCTGGCCGAGTACCGCGAAAACTGGCGCATACCTACTCCACCAACAGGAGCCATGCtcttaaattatgatgatgatagtGTTGCGCtatacctacataggtataGCGCAAAAGTCTacatttttcattttaatcaaTAACTTAATGTTATCGATTAAAACTAATGTAATTGCTTCACGGCGGCTGACGTACAATTATCATTGACGAGTTTACCTACACCACAGATCATATAATACTAGTACCTACACCAATTCAGATAATAAAATTTGGCTTTAAAATTAACAAAGCAAGACTTTACTCTCTCTCTAATCATACTTTGTAAGTATGATTAGAgagtacctactttatatagctttaaaaaaaatgaaaataataaaaaaaaatgaaaataattaaataaataataataatattaaaagtgtTTAGTATTACCACTCTATAAATTATGTTCGAAAATACCTATATCAAATTCAGATCCCCGCAACGAAGTTTGATAACGAGATTGACGAGTAAATAAACTACGAAAGtcgtaactatttttttttatcctaGATGGCGGTCGTCACCGTAACATGCGGTTTCTGAACGCATTATAGAGAGCTTGTATTTCGCTTTCTGTGtattttagggtttcgtagtcacctagaaactaTACCTAAGTTTCGCcaggtctgtctgtctgtctgtctgtccgaggctttgctccgtgatcgttagtgctagaaagctgcaatatGGCATGAAtacacaaaaaattttttttagggtaggtacctcccatacaaaaagtttttttttgtttttttttttgctttgtcccgatagtgtggggtatcgttggataggtctttcagaatgaataagggtctcctaaaaccattttttgatataattaatattttcggaaatatgcgctccgaaagaaaaaaaatatgttccccccccccctctaacttttgaaccacgggtccaataaataaataaaaaattgtgaaacaagatcttaataaatactttcaatgaaaactatagcgaacatgatcggtctaGTCGTTtgtgagttattgcaaaaaatcttcttttatTAGTAAAACGACGTAATGTtcaaagcgctgcaaaggtattaggtattaggtaccttgtgatacttactaatagcccccgtttggcctattttgacaaaatggtaactacgaaaccctacactgagtttggcccgacatgctcttggccgattatttaactttatggtgcacaataataggtagttatttgttttacaagggggcaaagttgttgtttaaccgctcgtgctaatattgatacccgagcaagcgaaagattccaaaattgaaccacgagcgtagcgaagtgaaaaattttgtgtttcactcgggggcaaattttgtttatccctcgtgctttgaaaacctcgcaacgctcaagattccatttccgaagcactcgctacgctcgtggttcaattttggcatatttcgcttgctcgggtatcaatattagcacgagcggttaaacaacaactttgcccccttgtaaaacaaataactattacttacttGTAACGTGTTGTGTTTAGATGAAACAGTGTGTGTAGctgttaggtaggtacatgcatTAAAACACTTGTATGATGTTGAACTATTGAGCGCTGAGGTGTTCTAACCTAAGGTGAGTGAATATTTAAAGTGACCTTCCGTGGTAGAGAGATGCCAAGATTGTGTCACGGAGACAATGACAATTCTGGTTATCAGTCATCTTTATTTACCAGACTCAGTTTATGGCAACTGGAGTTATAAGCTAATGTAAAATTAATCCCATTAGAAACAGAAATGTGAAAGAATGCCAAGTTTGTAAACGATTTAGTCGAGTGTGCTCAGtcataaaaaggtcaactacGGCGTTCACTGAATAAGAGATTAGCTTTGGCAGAATTAATCTTTGTGttcctaaaatgtatttaagaagtggagccacccagatttttgatgcaggtggggggtgggggattttaagcgtcggcgacgtctgaggttaacaattttttaagtttaggttctatatcaagtttagtatcattttcaactaaatcaaagatgtagacatagatgtcatctaaatcggttcatcggttcattccccatacaatcttacaccttccttttcacttttaagagattttttttaaataaaaactatcctatgttcttccccgggactcaaaatatctctataccaaattttatctaaatcggttcagcggttattgaatccccatacaaatttccacctccattttcacacccttaacggatgatttttgagattaaaagtatgctatgttattctctgggactcaaactatctctgtaccaaattttaacttaattggtttagcggtttttaagcccgatttatacgaaaacgataccaaacttggcctagtagtcAAAAATCTCgttggctccacttcttaattctatccttgggtcctaaggactagggaatgcaaatcggttattttcggttattttttgtatggaaattatcggttattaaccgaaaccgcggttatttccatacaaaaaataaccgatttgcattccctactaaggaccaatcctgccaaaggaaatctcttgttcacgcaacgccgtattttaggccCGGCACCTTCCGCTATAATAAAAGAAGTGAAAACTATCTGGAAATCGAGTTCTTTCAAAGCCCAAAATCTTGTGAAAGGTCGGtggattttagggttccgttcaaCTAGGAACCCTATTGTTTCGCCATGTCAGTTTGTCTGTCTTTCCGTGGCTTTGCTCCGTCATAGTGCTAGAAAGATGCAATTTGGCGTGGatatataaatcaatcatgCCGACGAACTGGTAATCAAAAACTAGAAAGAAATTGTAGGTATCGGTTGTACCTAGTTGTAATTGTAATATATAGGGACGTGTAGGGACAGGGACACGTAACCTGGGGATATTGTTTTTTGCTTCAATGCTACATATACTATAGATACGATTATTAAGTCACATGGGTAGAGTCAAAAGTGGCCTGAAATGATTCGTGtagtgtacctactcgtaaatatAACCCACTGCCGGCGTGACGCCTTTTTTTTTGCGAACTTGGCTGACCCACTGCCGTGTGCCTAGATAAGCAAACGGAGACGTATAATTAATTTCGTCATCATCATTGAAGATTATGCTTCTATTTGTAACTCagcaaataggtaggtacctattttaatataaattataaaattgtaCCTAGGTACTTGAAAATTTTTAGATCAtaaaacagttttgtataaaacAAGCCAAGTTAGTTTAGACCATACACCATTTAGTTTAGACAATGCCAATATTTAGGTCTTAAAATAGGCAGCTTTAATATGAATTGAACAGGCAAAGtgggagaaaaaaaaacttagaaaCAAAAAGCTTTAGCTAAGTACATCCCCTTTCACATATCTTAGTGGGAATTAATTATTCGGTACATCCCTAGGTGTAggctacagctcacagagccacagGTATATCTAGTAGAGTCTCTActgcatgtcatgccgaatattcggtcgccgaatattcggtattcggtcgagagaggggccgaatattcagtattcggtattcggccaaattcactattcggggcatctctactaTCTAGCCTATAACAATAAATGATCCTGACCCAAACTGTAGAACAGAAGTTTCACGCTAACAGTGATTCAGCTAATAGCGCATAGTTTTTGAACTTTTCGTAAATGAACCTTTATTGAACCATCAGCTACTTTTACTTGGTTTCCTTTATATTTTGTCTTAAtcaaaactttttacaaaaaaaagaaaaccgacttcaaaaaggatgaaataaaatattatcctttttgaagtctatgcgttaccaactgatatgtttgaagtcggtgccaagccaaattttgaagcataccatgattttggtgcgattagATAAGgatgtacgttggattgccttacacgacgacaatgaacgtactttctgtaggtacagtcgacgttaaaaaatatgtttacacttttcgccttattacaaaggagtaaggtgtaaaatattgactgtacctaagaacatacgatcaaaccttcttggcgcagtccataccatgtttgtcggcacattagtgtaaatccaatgcatttttttgccgtcgtattttttaaagagcatttcttactaatgctcgaacagtctatagcacacaagtgtgggattgggactgagttatttcccgtcccttatccagaggactacatttcaaaatataaaacaattcaaggaatttaccttcttgccaaatttcacctaaagcggttcagttgtttagccacgaaaaggcgacaaagaggcagacagaattacttacacatttataatagttgcggattggggacttcacatacacctttgaatttcttcgcagatgtatgcaggtttcctcacgatgttttccttcaccgaaaagctagtagtaaatatcaaattatatttcgtacataagttccgaaaaactcattggtacgagccaggatttgaacccgcgacctccgaactagcgtggggactatagcccgagccctctcgcgcatcagaggaggcctgtgcccagcagtgggacgtatataggctgaattattatattattataatagttattcgtagagttctaatgggatttatagccataaagctgctcatttttgactggtattgttactacttggcttggcaccgacttcaaacatatcagttggtaacgcatagacttcaaaaaggataatattttatttcatcctttatgaagtcggttttctttttttttgtaaaaagtttttattttcccatttttagttttaacgcattgttaagagcgcgacgcatgaatgaaaaacaagatcatgtttaacactaaattcgtgtaagtacctattactttaataaatatataatcagGAATTtactcgagtccgtctgggaaattataattcctgtcagtcctgtcactacactaaatccatcctccgccccgccactgacccaatccctcaaccccccgatcactcaacctcacagcgcatcaacccctgattcaggaacccctcgaccctgaaccagcaaccctccAACCCCTTAACTCTTAACCCtgacccccgatcagtagccttaccagcttaccacgagtttgacattgatatattcgctagcgtgtgtgtaacttactttctttgcatctcgctcgttctggcatattagtgcgagcgagatgcataaaaagtaagttacgaagacgttagcgaatatgtcaatgtcaaactcgtggtaatgctactgatcgggggtagtGTCAAAGtcatggtaaggctacagtcgcactacatcaaattggtggttttcggaagcaaatgctcgagttactttagaaaacaccgaaatcactttacacatgcctttaaaaattgaggagtcccctcaattcctcatggattccatcatcagaccagaaccaaaaataatacggaaacaccttggaggtaacttcttccaaacaaaaaaagaattactcaaatcggatcacaggtgccggagtaatcgctgaacatactacatttaaaaaaatcatcatcattatcatcaaaacaatcatcatcatcaggtctacttcatcaacttggtggttttcgggggaaaatgctcgagttgcttaagaaaacacccaaatcaccatgcgtgtgcctttaaaaattgaggagttccctcaattcctcataaATCCCATCatcaggggccgattgcataacaaactacaactaatattacaagcggaactccttatttaataagtgaaattagaaaaggagttccgcttgtaatattagttgtagtttgttatgcaatcggccccagaACAGaacctttcaaacaaaaaaagaattactcaaatcggactacggatgtcggagtaatcggtgaacgtacatagaaaaaaaaatagccacaaccgaatacagaacctcctccttctatgaaattgaagtcgctTAAAAATTAACAATACCCTGGTTTCTGGGGCAAGTTActcgacagcagcactaccgtGCCTTCACAAATCACGTTTTATGTGGTAATACCTCAACGACTATGCTACCCTAGTATTTGCTTTAGCTTACCGTGGGCCGTGATAAAGTTAAGTAGATAATTAATATGTCTGTAAAATTCTCATCAATATTATCAGTAGTACACACGATGGGGTAGGATAAAGTGAATTGATGAATGTGGCTGAGATTCGAGACTTGTATAGCGCTTCGTAGAAGTGTAGAACAATATAAACAATGTCTTTCTTTAGGCAGTTGCTTTGTACTATCGTGGGTAAGTAACACGCTCTAGTTAGGCGACAACTTTTCGATGAATACTATCCCATGGACGAATAAAACAAGTAGACTGACAGTGTCTATGCATAGTTGCGTTCCTCTAATATTCAGCGCCATTTATTAAATGGAAATTGTTGCTTTAAGTAGAGGTCTAAGCGTCGAACAAAATAGATGGAACTGGTGAGACGTACTTCAAAGTAACTGAACTTCCTTTCAGTTCTCTTCGTTCCACGTTGCGGGCGGGACCTGAACCCGAAAGCATTAATTTAGTTACCTACAAATTGTATTACCTTGGAGGCGGCACTCTACTGCCTCCCCTGCCGATGACACCCTTGACCGCCATCGAAAATAGATGACATGGACCTACTAATGACTAGATTCTGCACACTGGCGCCGCTACCGACGATGAGACACAGCGCTATAGATTTGAAAAACGCTATCTTGCTTGCACACCCACCGTCGCGTATTAGGTGGCAGCGCCAGTGGGATAACCTACAACCCCTTGAGTCCCAGTAGTTCGGCAAAAGAGTTACCTTTAGATCCTACGGACGCGATATCCCACATATGTACATGTACTCATATGAAAGTGAAAATCCCCTAGATGTTTCGACAACACAAAGTGTTGGCACTCGAGGGTTTAATGTTAGTATATCTTCCAGTGAGCTACTCTTGTCTGACGTTGGGAGTGACGTTCACCTGGCCCTCATCAACCCTCCTGCTGTTCCGCTCTGAGAACACCACGCTGCACCGCACCATGACGGAGACCGAGCAGGCGCTCTTGGGGAGCCTGTCCTCCATAGGAGCCATGATCGCTACGCCAATCGCGGGCTTTCTTTCGGATGTGAAGGGACGGAAATTTTGCATGGTTATGATGTCGTTGATGCACGTTGTTAGTATTTACCTAAAGTCAAATCTACTTATAAATAAGTTCTCTACTTGGTTGAAATCATGTAGAATCCTGTTCTATGGAAATAACTACAAAGTACTTTAAGCGATACATAACTTGTTCCACAGATCTGCTGGTCAATGATAATAACCTCAAACAGAGTGGAAGTTGTGCTCACTGCCATGTTCGTGTCAGGCATCGGCTGCGGCGCCTACTTCGTCACCCCCGTCTATATCAGCGACTTCTGCCAAGAATCCATAAGAGGCCAAATGACTTCAGGAGCCGTAGTCTTCTACGCAATAGGAACGATAGTCTCGTACATAGTTGGTGGATTTTTGGACTACTTCAAGAATGTCTACGCTTGTCTTGGAATTTCGGTGCTTGGGGTCATCCTGCTAAGTCTGATGAAAGAGTCGCCTTTGTTCCTCATGATAAAGGGGAGAGAAGAGGTACCTATTCAACATTAATTTGTGCTTTTTTAATCAAATCTAAAAGGGTGCTAAGTTCATTATCGGTTTGAATTTTTCTATTTTGCAGGAAGCCAAAGAGTCTTTAGCTTTCTTCAGAAACGTAAGTCCCGATTCGAAGGAGGTGTTACAAGAGGTGGAGACCATTCGGCGCGGACTAAACCCTGAGATGGACGACCCAGGTGACACAGCATTTATAAAACCTAATTGGGGCGGACATGAACTGTATACTAATATGAGTGCAATAAacaattctgattctgattctgattcatGGATAAGTCtccgtgattttttttttgtctcaATCACAATTATGAGCTTTAATGCGAGTCATAATTTTTTAATGGTTTCTACAGGCACGCCAGAAGAGGAATGGAAACTGAAACCCATTTCGGAGAAGAAAAATTCATCGTTGCTTCAG
The Cydia splendana chromosome 20, ilCydSple1.2, whole genome shotgun sequence DNA segment above includes these coding regions:
- the LOC134800565 gene encoding uncharacterized protein LOC134800565, coding for MSFFRQLLCTIVVSYSCLTLGVTFTWPSSTLLLFRSENTTLHRTMTETEQALLGSLSSIGAMIATPIAGFLSDVKGRKFCMVMMSLMHVICWSMIITSNRVEVVLTAMFVSGIGCGAYFVTPVYISDFCQESIRGQMTSGAVVFYAIGTIVSYIVGGFLDYFKNVYACLGISVLGVILLSLMKESPLFLMIKGREEEAKESLAFFRNVSPDSKEVLQEVETIRRGLNPEMDDPGTPEEEWKLKPISEKKNSSLLQFIRQSYSTRRALAIAIVLMTLSIFQGLIVVQVYAEPLFTEAIPSMSPTISSILFSTVTFVVGLVTAYLTDIVGRKPLMLYSSLAASACCILLGSQIHLRWAPHSATAVFIYLFCVAYTMGAGTIPYVTSPELFLPEVKSFANMLVTEWIWLCTFIILFVFQPLVSVIGLGPVFYIFAVICLASAVFTHFCLPETKGLPVDEIQALFSKKRSSNYA